The Coccidioides posadasii str. Silveira chromosome 2, complete sequence genomic interval CTGCTTCACGACTGGGCCTACCGGTGCCTCCAGGAACCGACCCCAATACTCCACAGGCGCGTGAATATACTGGCGCCTATCATTTTGGCCATACAGCTGACCCGGTATATATGGGCACGTGTAACGGAGCCACTTCCTTCTGTACCTTGGCGGGTTATGCCATGGAATCAGCTTGTCATACCGGGCAAAGATGTGTTTACGACACTGTTGGAGACCTGGGTTGGCGTGTGGGTATCGGGACGCACAGGATTCTCAACGTGATCAGCGACGTCATCGAAAGATATGAAGATGTCCCGACTTGCGTAGCGGACACGGAATGTCGTGACTGTGCTCTATGGAAATTTTTTGAGAGTAATGGCTCACATCCAATTCCACCAAGCAGCTCAACAACGTCCCCCACGCGAACGCGGACGTCGACTTGTGAAACGCCGGGATGGTGGGGTTGTCTGGATAAAACGACCACAACTGGAACAACTACGAATGTAATCACTACCTCAACAAGCACATGCAAGACCCCAGGATGGTTTGGTTGTAAAGATCCCACAACTACCTCTTCCGTCCCATCCGCCACCCCTTCTCCAACTCCAATCATCACCTCAATTTCCATGCCTACTCCAACCAGTACTACATGCGAAACTCCGGGGTGGTTTGGCGGCTGCAACGATCCCCCTACCACTGCGACGAGTAAACCTAACTCGTCTTCCCCTTCAACTAGCACCACCTGCACCCATCCGGGTTTCTTTTGGGGCTGTTGGGATCCCACCAGCTCGTCGGAGACGCCCACAGCAGCATTCTTCTCCACCGCAAGCCATACAAGCTGCGCTTCTAAAACCTGGTTTGGTCGAAGTTGCACAACCCCAGCTCCCCGGTGACAGTTTCGCCACGTCAAAGTGAAAGCTCAAAGTAGACCGGATAGTCGGGGAGAGATGGACATCTCAAAGAATAGGGCTGATTAGACGACTCCTCATTAGCCTATGCGTGATGATGTTATGACTTTGCCGCCGTGGTGCCTTGAACCAATCTATTGCTGCTGTGTGTTTTGAATATACCTCTTTTTCCTCTGAGGCGTTTTGAGAGCGGTTATGCCCATCGGATTTTAAATATAGCGCGATGATATATTGCTTGTGAATGGCGCTATTTCGGGCAGATTGCTTTGGAAGAATATGGACTCTTATTGATTATTTGTTTAGATTTACAATTATATATGTTCAAGAAACTCCAATGCAAGAAAAAGGGAGTTGCCAACCATCTTCTCACCCTTGGGTTCCTGGAAGGATCCTCTACTTTTTTTCGTTGGGATCAATACAGAGACAATTTTACTTGACGGAGTACTTATCTTCAGCGATCCAGATCTAACTACACATCGTAGTTTCAATTTGGTGCgattatttttttttttttaaaaaaaaaaaaattgtaCCATGGCTTTTGTCCTAAGCTTGGTAGATACTCAGCACACAACCCACACCGTTGTGCCGAGTATGTTCTCCCCAATGCGgcaaagaaaagatgaaagTGACAAGATAGTTCAAGGGGCGGGCCTCTGAAATTACTTTTTGTCACCTGCCAACAACAGAATCCTGCCCCATTTTCCTCCTGCAGATTTTGAGTCCGTCTCGGTGATGGAATGGTTAATTCATTAAACTGGAGCACTTCTTGTGTGCAGGATACGAAGCGCCACGCCAACAGAGACTAAAGATCCGCGAATTCTCGTGGTGTTGTTGAGCATTATTGAAGCTTGGCCTCGATAAACTAAGTGCGTGACATTGCGGTTGTTAACTCCGTGCTgtaagtacggagtagacatGGTCGGCGTTTGTAGCACGGCTGCGGGGGGGTTCAAGACTTGATCTACAGTTAAGGGAGCTAACTACCTGTCACAATCGCTAGTGATGCCCCTAGCAGTCGGGAACTACGCTATGTGGAATCATCATTAGGGTAGGGGAGAACTCTTGCATCCTTGGATTCGAAAAATTCTTCTTGAGTAACAGCAGCGTCAGAAAACACATTTAAAATAAGGCTTTCGTGGTCTTCTTTGAACCCTGCTCGTTGGAGCTGTGCAGCATAAATCCAGTTGTCTCGCCGAGTGGTTGGGTCATCGACTattgagatcaagaattTTAAAAGGAGCAGCTCCAAGACAGTGTCAAAATCTGGCTTGCTAAGTGATTTTTGGCTTCCTATGAATTAAATAGCTATGGAGATTGCCTTCATCACAATATCTGGCAAGTTCACTTCTCACAATGTGTCCTTTGCAACATGGATTTCCTTTTGTCCTTGGAACTGACAAGATGCAGATTCTTCTCAAGATGCTCGAATACGATATGTTTCCAATTCAATCGAGGATCTTCTTGGATATCAGCCCCATGAAGTCATCAACAGGTCTGGATGGGAATTTTTACATCCAGATGAAATTTCACTGGCAAAAGGGATTTATCAACGTGCAGTCCGTCAAGACAAAGCTGCAGCGTTGAACCATTTCCGTGTCAGACACAGAGCGGGCTTTTGGGTTTCTTGCGAGTGCGTATTTACCGTGGTATGCAACACTCTTTTCGCACGGACGACAGTTTGCCGAGAAGGATTAAAATGTAAAAGTAAGCACATGTGCAAACCGTAACTTGTCTATACCGGATATTAACAACCAGCCAAAATTCCTTTCGATTCGAAGAGCGTGTCGCTGCTAGTTATGTGGTGAGAAggcttctctcctcttcGCCATACGATCCCCATTATCGTATGGTCTGTTCTCTTTCCAGCAAATTCTCACGGTCATCAAATTCTTCGGTTCCTGAACCACGTGCAGCCTTGGTTCTAAATCGGTTTACCCGGTCCTCGACTATCGTTTTCGCGACTAGTAATGTAGCAGAGATCCTAGGTGTAACTCCAAACCAGCTTGTTTCACGGAGCTTTTATGCCTTCGTGGAAGAATGTTGTTTGACACAAGCGGCCCGATGTCTGGAGGAAAGCAAAATGCATGACACAATTGCATACCTGCGCGTTCGGTTACGAACTATGCCTGCGGAATACGATGATGAGCCTGAAGTTATTGAAAAGGTCGACGAACTCATTGGAAGAAATGGTTATGAAACCGAAGGTGGCTCTCCCGTATACTTGCCCGGCACGATCATTAGGGATAGTGATCGGAATCCTTGCAACTTCCGCCAACACGACCTCCATTGCAAAACATGCAGTACGACATCGGAAACAGCTCAGAGCGCTCGGGAATCCTCGTGGCCGGGAACGTCACGGCATGCGGAAATCGAAGCCGTAATTACTTGCGCATCGGATGGCATAATCGTTGCTCTAAGGCGTGCCCGACCACTCATCCCAGGGCTTATCCCACCGGAGAGCTAGTCAGTGTAAGCAAACGATGTATCCAATTTACACTCAGCGAGTCGGCCAGCCCTCGACTAACGTAGTGTCAAAAAGGCTTTAATGCGAGCCACCATAGAGTTTCATAGGGGAAAATTTCACTTTGAATGTGTGAGCCAGCAGGAGGCGTTAGCAGTTATAAAGGGCCCTCCGTCTCCCAATTCCATGGGTCGTCATGCGCTTTTATATTAGAAGACCAAGATCTTCAAGTTTTGGGGAATAGAGTAGTAACTGGGTGATGTTGACATGTCAAAAAATAGTTCATGGCCTAGCGTTTCTACTCCATAATGATATTCGCGGGTTCGATCTTCCAGCATTAATGGATGTAGAATGACCAGATAATGCTTAACTATATATGTACAATGCTTCGATAGGGATAGCAAGAGCATCATCCTGGGCCTTTTTCTTGCGGCTATGCGACAGCTCCATGCTAAATACTCTGTACCTCGTTGGTTTGGTAACTAGCTTTTTTCCCTTCAGCTGTGACGTAAGAAGTTACTGACTATTTAattaactactccgtagtaaACG includes:
- a CDS encoding uncharacterized protein (EggNog:ENOG410PJ31~COG:S), which translates into the protein MVCSLSSKFSRSSNSSVPEPRAALVLNRFTRSSTIVFATSNVAEILGVTPNQLVSRSFYAFVEECCLTQAARCLEESKMHDTIAYLRVRLRTMPAEYDDEPEVIEKVDELIGRNGYETEGGSPVYLPGTIIRDSDRNPCNFRQHDLHCKTCSTTSETAQSARESSWPGTSRHAEIEAVITCASDGIIVALRRARPLIPGLIPPES